Proteins from one Xenopus tropicalis strain Nigerian chromosome 1, UCB_Xtro_10.0, whole genome shotgun sequence genomic window:
- the pggt1b gene encoding geranylgeranyl transferase type-1 subunit beta has translation MAEDENGSPEERLLFLPDRHVRYFQRSLQLLPEQCASLETNRLTIAFFALSGLDMLDSLNVINKSEIIEWIYSLQVLPTEDKSNLDRCGFRGSSCLGLPFNPSKGHGLYHPHDSGHIAMTYTAIASLLILGDDLSRVNKEACLAGLRALQLPDGSFCAVPEGSENDMRFVYCAACICYMLNDWSGMDMERSIDYIRRSMSYENALGQGAGLEAHGGSTFCGIASLCLMGKLEEVFSEKELNRIGRWCLMRQQNGFHGRPNKPVDTCYSFWVGATLMLLDIFKYTNFEKNRNFILSTQDRIVGGFAKWPDSHPDALHAYFGICGLSLIGEAGICEVHPALNVSLTTYKRLQQLHDTWKSKDCERNSDNMHIGT, from the exons ATGGCTGAGGATGAGAATGGCTCGCCCGAAGAGAGGCTCTTGTTCCTTCCCGATCGGCATGTCCGCTATTTCCAGCGTAGCCTGCAGCTCCTACCCGAGCAGTGTGCTTCTCTAGAGACAAACAG ATTAACCATTGCATTTTTCGCACTTTCTGGACTCGATATGCTGGATTCATTAAATGTGATCAACAAATCAGAAATAATAGAATGGATTTACTCTCTCCAAGTCCTTCCCACTGAAGACA AATCAAATCTTGATCGATGTGGCTTTCGGGGATCATCATGTTTGGGGTTACCATTTAATCCTTCAAAG GGCCATGGACTTTATCATCCTCATGACAGTGGCCATATAGCAATGACCTACACAGCTATAGCCAGCCTTCTTATACTGGGTGATGATTTAAGCCGTGTAAATAAAGAGGCATGCCTGGCAGGATTGCGTGCTCTTCAACTTCCCGATGGAAG ctTTTGTGCTGTCCCTGAGGGAAGTGAAAATGACATGCGGTTTGTATACTGTGCTGCGTGTATTTGTTACATGCTGAATGACTGGTCGGGTATGGATATGGAAAGGTCGATTGATTACATTAGGAGGAGTATG TCATACGAAAATGCTTTGGGCCAGGGGGCTGGCTTGGAAGCCCATG gagGCTCAACCTTTTGTGGCATTGCTTCCCTTTGCCTGATGGGGAAGCTCGAGGAAGTATTTTCAGAGAAGGAACTGAACAGAATAGGAAGGTGGTGTCTAATGAGGCAACAAAATGGTTTTCATGGAAGGCCAAACAAACCCGTTGACACTTGTTACTCCTTTTGGGTTGGAGCAACACTAATG CTCTTAGACATCTTCAAATATACCAATTTTGAGAAAAACAGAAATTTTATATTATCCACCCAAGATCGCATTGTTGGAGGCTTTGCAAAATGGCCAGATAGCCACCCAG ATGCACTGCATGCCTACTTTGGAATCTGTGGCCTGTCTCTGATAGGAGAGGCCGGTATCTGTGAAGTCCATCCAGCTCTGAATGTAAGTCTAACAACCTATAAGCGTCTCCAGCAGCTGCACGACACTTGGAAATCAAAGGACTGTGAAAGGAATTCAGATAATATGCACATCGGAACTTGA